One Sphingomicrobium marinum genomic window carries:
- a CDS encoding S8 family serine peptidase translates to MQKILLWAASVSAVAVAAPAVAAPKAIPGQFICQFDDSVSAFEVDRRSDRAVAALGGQKLHAYKHTIRGFAVKLPSENANPQAMLKRNGFSVESCEQDQLATLNFPVKAKAPPPGKGPGGGGDTTPPPQETPWGITRVGGGATYTGGNVAYVLDTGVDFDHEDLNVNVADSVSFVKGDADDYNGHGTHVAGTIAAIDNDRGVIGVAAGATVVSVRVLDRRGSGSYSGIIAGVDHVGAVGNNGDVANLSLGGGKSDALNDAVVAAAAGGINFVLAAGNESTDANTKSPASANGANVYTIASSTSTDGFSSFSNYGQPPIDYIEPGSSILSTYKDGGYATLSGTSMAAPHAAGLLLWGNISNGGSITGPDGDSYTVGVR, encoded by the coding sequence TTGCAAAAGATTCTGTTGTGGGCCGCCAGCGTATCGGCGGTAGCGGTTGCTGCTCCGGCTGTTGCCGCACCCAAGGCCATTCCGGGCCAGTTTATCTGCCAGTTCGACGATAGCGTTTCGGCCTTCGAGGTCGACCGTCGTTCGGATCGTGCTGTTGCTGCCCTGGGTGGGCAGAAGCTGCACGCCTACAAGCATACCATTCGCGGCTTCGCGGTGAAGCTGCCAAGCGAAAATGCCAATCCGCAGGCGATGCTCAAGCGCAACGGCTTCTCGGTCGAGAGCTGCGAGCAGGACCAGCTTGCGACGCTCAACTTCCCCGTAAAAGCGAAGGCGCCGCCTCCGGGCAAGGGTCCGGGTGGTGGTGGTGACACCACGCCGCCGCCGCAGGAAACGCCGTGGGGCATCACGCGCGTTGGTGGCGGGGCTACCTATACCGGCGGCAATGTTGCGTACGTCCTCGATACGGGCGTCGATTTCGATCACGAAGACCTCAATGTGAATGTCGCCGATTCGGTCAGCTTCGTGAAAGGCGATGCGGACGATTATAACGGTCACGGCACGCACGTTGCTGGCACCATCGCAGCAATCGATAACGATCGCGGTGTGATTGGTGTTGCTGCCGGCGCAACCGTCGTCTCGGTACGCGTCCTCGACCGTCGCGGCTCGGGCAGCTACTCGGGCATCATCGCCGGTGTCGACCATGTCGGTGCCGTCGGCAATAATGGCGATGTCGCCAATCTCAGCCTCGGCGGCGGCAAGTCCGACGCACTAAACGATGCAGTGGTTGCGGCGGCTGCTGGTGGCATCAACTTCGTGCTCGCGGCCGGCAATGAGTCGACCGATGCGAACACCAAGAGCCCGGCTAGTGCGAATGGCGCCAACGTCTACACGATCGCGTCGAGCACGAGCACCGATGGCTTCTCGTCCTTCTCGAATTACGGGCAGCCGCCGATCGATTATATCGAACCCGGCTCGTCGATCCTGTCGACCTACAAGGATGGCGGGTACGCCACCTTGTCGGGTACGTCGATGGCCGCCCCGCACGCTGCCGGCCTCCTGCTGTGGGGCAACATCAGCAATGGTGGCAGCATCACCGGCCCGGACGGTGACAGCTATACAGTCGGCGTTCGCTAG
- a CDS encoding S8 family serine peptidase gives MIGKLTLLATAAGVMTVASAAPAAAAPKYIPNQYICTFDASVAAADVDRRSARAVAALGGRKLHSYKHAIKGFAVRLPNANANPQAMLKRNGFSVDSCEMDQEATLVFPVKAKAPGGKPGKPDKPGKPPKDGGGDPTDPPASDPPTSPSQSTPWGIARVNGGVSGASGTAWVLDTGIADHWDLNVDYSRAFTAFNDDAKDRQGHGTHVAGTIAAIDNGYGVIGVAAGATVVPVKVLSDSGSGSYSGVIAGVDHVAANGSNGDVANMSLGGGYSQSLNDAVSAAAATGVKFSLAAGNESTSATTKSPASAEGDNVYTVSSFASGDNWSSFSNYGNPPVDYAEPGSSIRSTVPGSVYNGKDNAYATYSGTSMAAPHLAGLMLLGNVRTDGTVNGDPDGNPDPIGVR, from the coding sequence ATGATTGGTAAACTGACTCTGCTCGCGACGGCCGCGGGTGTAATGACGGTTGCGAGCGCGGCGCCTGCTGCTGCTGCACCGAAATACATTCCGAACCAGTATATTTGCACGTTCGACGCCAGCGTTGCTGCCGCCGACGTCGACCGTCGTTCGGCCCGCGCCGTGGCAGCGCTGGGTGGCAGAAAGCTGCACAGCTACAAGCACGCGATCAAAGGATTTGCCGTGCGCCTTCCCAACGCCAATGCCAATCCGCAGGCAATGCTGAAGCGCAACGGTTTTTCGGTCGACAGCTGCGAAATGGACCAGGAAGCAACACTGGTATTTCCGGTAAAGGCCAAGGCACCGGGCGGGAAGCCTGGTAAGCCGGACAAGCCGGGCAAGCCGCCCAAGGATGGCGGTGGTGACCCGACCGATCCGCCGGCAAGCGATCCGCCCACCAGCCCGAGCCAGAGCACGCCGTGGGGTATCGCCCGCGTCAATGGCGGTGTTTCGGGTGCGTCCGGCACGGCATGGGTGCTCGACACCGGCATCGCCGATCACTGGGACCTCAACGTCGACTATTCGCGCGCCTTCACGGCGTTCAATGACGACGCCAAGGATCGCCAGGGTCACGGCACGCACGTCGCCGGCACGATTGCCGCGATCGACAACGGCTATGGCGTCATCGGCGTTGCCGCCGGTGCGACCGTGGTCCCGGTCAAGGTGCTCTCCGACAGCGGTTCGGGCAGCTACTCGGGCGTGATTGCCGGCGTCGATCATGTCGCGGCCAACGGTTCGAACGGCGATGTCGCCAACATGAGCCTTGGCGGTGGCTACAGCCAGTCGCTCAACGACGCAGTTAGCGCTGCGGCGGCGACCGGCGTGAAGTTCTCGCTCGCCGCGGGTAACGAAAGCACCTCGGCCACGACCAAGAGCCCGGCCAGCGCCGAAGGCGACAACGTCTACACGGTGAGCTCGTTCGCGAGCGGCGACAACTGGTCGAGCTTCTCGAATTACGGCAACCCGCCGGTCGATTACGCGGAACCGGGTTCGTCGATCCGTTCGACCGTTCCAGGTAGCGTCTACAACGGTAAGGACAATGCTTATGCGACCTATTCGGGTACCTCGATGGCCGCGCCGCATCTGGCAGGCCTGATGCTGCTGGGCAATGTCCGCACCGACGGCACGGTCAACGGCGATCCGGACGGCAACCCCGATCCGATCGGCGTCCGCTAA